Proteins encoded within one genomic window of Geotalea daltonii FRC-32:
- a CDS encoding sensor histidine kinase, with protein sequence MSRDGVPIDPDDGNRIPMLQREIKNLSEQVKRLVKAESRLYRYQEELDAQLKEYKDLYELNRKLNETFDVTSIFLHTVDYLTQHLEYERAIALQRTANGDYRVAALAGYYDDLEKSCVAALTISPDAPLLAPLSRGEEFLISTTDAADGALREFGARGYLNEFFIFPLGRYAPRALIVVGNSADKAEFYRKVDAGHENLVSTGNVIGLVSSALEKNSLYAALGESEYRLKSVVENLTEGLILIDPAGEGLQWNRAALLMHGYSRSVDEVASCPKLDQVFQLLQVDGKPLPMEQLPIKRILRGEEFKDYHLVVRRRNTDWQRTFSFSGVLIRDCRGEPFIGVLTLHDVTSRKQSEDERERLIAELQRSNGELQQFAYVSSHDLQEPIRMVTSYAQLLQKRYQGKLDDKADSYISYMVEAAHRMSSLIDDLLALSRVGRSKSPPAPVALEPVVQQALDNMRISIGESGAEVTYGPLPTVPGDEIQLLQLFKNLIGNAVKYRKKDVPPRVHISAVRKGNQWVFGVHDNGIGIEPQYHERIFVIFQRLHYREDYPGTGIGLSICQKIVENHGGRIWVESTLGEGSTFYFTLPAKDD encoded by the coding sequence ATGAGTAGAGACGGTGTCCCGATAGACCCCGATGACGGCAACAGGATTCCAATGCTGCAACGGGAGATCAAGAACCTGTCCGAGCAGGTAAAACGGCTGGTCAAGGCCGAGAGCCGGCTTTACCGCTACCAGGAGGAACTTGATGCCCAATTGAAGGAGTACAAGGACCTCTATGAGCTGAACAGGAAGCTGAATGAAACCTTCGATGTGACCAGCATATTCCTGCACACGGTCGACTATCTTACCCAGCACCTGGAATACGAACGGGCCATAGCCCTGCAACGGACCGCTAACGGCGACTACCGGGTTGCAGCCTTGGCCGGATATTACGATGACCTGGAGAAAAGCTGCGTTGCAGCGCTGACCATCAGCCCTGACGCTCCTCTGCTGGCACCTCTGTCAAGGGGTGAGGAATTCCTGATCAGCACAACAGATGCAGCAGACGGTGCATTGAGAGAATTCGGCGCCAGGGGCTACCTCAATGAATTTTTCATTTTTCCCCTTGGCCGCTACGCGCCACGCGCCTTGATAGTTGTAGGGAATTCGGCAGACAAGGCGGAATTCTATCGCAAGGTGGATGCCGGTCATGAAAACCTGGTCAGTACGGGCAATGTCATCGGACTTGTCTCGTCGGCCCTGGAAAAAAACTCCCTCTATGCCGCCCTGGGGGAGAGCGAGTACCGGCTGAAAAGCGTGGTCGAAAACCTTACCGAGGGGTTGATCCTCATCGACCCTGCCGGCGAAGGTCTGCAGTGGAACCGTGCTGCCTTACTGATGCACGGGTATAGCCGTTCTGTGGACGAGGTGGCTTCTTGCCCGAAACTCGATCAGGTTTTCCAGTTGCTGCAGGTGGACGGGAAACCGTTGCCGATGGAGCAATTGCCCATCAAGCGGATCTTGCGCGGGGAGGAATTTAAAGACTACCATCTGGTTGTCCGGCGCAGAAATACCGATTGGCAGCGGACCTTCTCTTTCAGCGGCGTTCTAATCCGTGACTGTCGGGGGGAGCCGTTCATCGGCGTTCTTACCCTCCATGATGTCACATCCCGGAAGCAGTCCGAGGATGAGCGGGAGCGGCTCATTGCCGAGCTGCAGCGGTCCAATGGGGAACTTCAGCAGTTCGCCTACGTCTCGTCCCACGATCTCCAGGAGCCGATTCGCATGGTAACCAGTTACGCCCAGCTTCTGCAGAAACGGTACCAGGGGAAACTGGACGATAAGGCAGACTCCTACATATCCTACATGGTTGAAGCAGCCCACCGCATGTCCTCACTCATCGACGACCTGCTTGCCCTTTCCCGCGTCGGCCGGAGCAAAAGTCCGCCGGCCCCGGTGGCGCTGGAACCGGTGGTGCAACAGGCCCTAGATAACATGAGGATTTCCATCGGGGAAAGCGGCGCCGAGGTCACCTATGGACCTCTGCCGACGGTGCCGGGGGATGAAATACAGTTGCTGCAGCTTTTTAAGAATCTCATCGGCAATGCGGTCAAGTACCGGAAGAAGGATGTGCCGCCACGGGTCCATATCTCCGCGGTGCGCAAGGGGAATCAGTGGGTATTCGGCGTGCATGACAACGGCATCGGCATCGAGCCCCAGTACCATGAGCGGATCTTTGTCATCTTCCAGCGTCTCCACTATCGCGAAGACTATCCCGGGACCGGCATCGGGCTTTCCATCTGCCAGAAGATCGTGGAGAACCACGGGGGGAGGATCTGGGTTGAGTCAACGCTGGGGGAAGGTTCCACCTTCTATTTCACCCTTCCGGCAAAGGATGACTGA
- a CDS encoding PAS domain S-box protein: MERRLRCFAVGAGAVAAAIGVVCLLAWLSGAMTYRGLSSLTIKTNASLCLILCGTALMQAVPADPSPLLRWTARCFAAICLVVGGLTVMEYLPGWELAIDQLLAVEPPGALGVVSPNRMGLPAAVSFTLGGIAILFLLHTPRPLVRQSQWIGIILCLIALLGLLGYIYGARAFHGVSSYTFVAWPTAIAIAFLGAGLLCARPKEGLMVSITSADAGGVAIRRLLAAAILVPIALGWLHLQGESHGFYGRISGTRFLVIAWIVIFSWLVHQTAKRLFRADEAKRSALTALQRTQALLLEAERLSHTGAWEWDLTSDIWTFSDEWQRLHGTRDRSLRPDELFSIAHPEDRPAIRSAFDALRRGASPYEMEHRIVRQDTGEVRTVKASGQYLRDRSGRVVKIYGFVQDITEQKRAEDELRKSEARLSTALDNLREGVVIATERGEVFYWNPSGWMMHGYANPEEGRRHLAEFEQIFQLSLADGRVLTLDEWPMLRIIRGEKVQNLELRLRRLDQEWERVVSYSGTILQTLGEERLVYLSICDMTEQRRAEEALQEREERLRIFIEHAPAALAMFDRQMRYVHVSRRWLTDYDLEGRNLRGICHYQVFPEIPDHWRQVHARALAGEILRADEDQFVRSDGSIQWVRWEVRPWQDASGRVAGILVFSEDITHRKHAEQERERLITELQQSNAELQQFAYVSSHDLQEPIRMVTSYVQLLQKRYQGKLDEKAEMYISFIVEAAHRMSCLINDLLALSRVGRREREFMPVETELVVKEALDNLRFAMEESGARITKDTLPMVMGDPVQLLQLFQNLLGNAIKYRKKEVTPEVHISAERKKNQWLFGIHDNGIGIEPQYHERIFVIFQRLHQREEYQGTGIGLAICQKIVENHGGRIWVESKPGLGSTFFFSLPINK, from the coding sequence TGGAATACCTTCCCGGCTGGGAACTGGCCATCGACCAGCTGTTGGCTGTCGAGCCCCCCGGCGCACTGGGTGTCGTAAGCCCCAATCGCATGGGGCTGCCTGCCGCTGTCAGTTTTACCCTGGGAGGAATCGCCATTTTATTCCTTCTGCACACCCCCAGGCCTTTGGTGCGCCAGAGCCAGTGGATCGGCATCATACTATGCCTGATTGCACTGCTGGGCCTGCTTGGCTATATCTATGGGGCCAGAGCATTTCATGGCGTTTCCAGTTATACGTTTGTTGCGTGGCCGACTGCCATAGCCATTGCCTTTCTTGGAGCAGGGCTCCTCTGCGCACGACCTAAGGAGGGGCTCATGGTTTCGATCACCTCTGCTGATGCGGGAGGTGTTGCAATCCGGCGGTTGCTTGCAGCCGCGATTCTGGTTCCCATAGCTCTGGGATGGCTTCATCTGCAGGGGGAGTCGCACGGGTTTTACGGGCGCATTTCCGGCACCAGGTTCCTGGTGATAGCCTGGATCGTCATCTTCTCATGGCTGGTGCATCAGACAGCGAAACGTCTTTTCCGCGCAGACGAGGCGAAGCGATCGGCACTGACGGCGCTTCAACGGACCCAGGCCCTTCTCCTGGAGGCAGAAAGACTCTCCCACACCGGCGCCTGGGAGTGGGACCTGACCAGCGACATCTGGACCTTTTCCGACGAATGGCAGCGGCTTCACGGCACCCGTGACCGGTCCCTGCGTCCCGACGAACTCTTTTCCATCGCCCATCCCGAAGACCGTCCGGCCATACGGTCAGCATTTGATGCGTTGCGCCGGGGGGCAAGCCCATACGAGATGGAGCACAGGATCGTTCGCCAGGACACTGGCGAGGTGCGTACCGTCAAGGCCAGTGGCCAGTATCTCAGGGACAGATCTGGCCGGGTGGTGAAAATATATGGGTTCGTTCAGGACATCACCGAGCAGAAACGGGCCGAGGATGAGCTGCGGAAGAGCGAAGCACGCCTGAGTACGGCACTGGATAACCTTCGTGAGGGTGTCGTCATCGCCACCGAGCGGGGGGAGGTGTTCTACTGGAATCCGTCGGGCTGGATGATGCATGGCTATGCCAATCCCGAAGAAGGACGCCGTCATCTTGCCGAGTTTGAGCAGATATTTCAACTCTCCCTGGCCGACGGCCGGGTACTGACACTCGATGAGTGGCCCATGCTCCGCATCATCCGGGGGGAAAAGGTGCAGAACTTGGAACTCCGGTTGCGCCGCCTGGATCAAGAGTGGGAGAGGGTGGTCTCTTATTCCGGCACCATTCTCCAGACCCTGGGGGAAGAGCGCCTCGTCTATCTGTCCATATGTGACATGACGGAGCAGAGGCGGGCGGAAGAGGCCCTGCAGGAACGGGAGGAGCGGTTGAGGATTTTTATCGAGCACGCCCCTGCCGCCCTTGCCATGTTCGACCGGCAGATGCGCTACGTGCATGTGAGCCGGCGCTGGCTTACGGACTATGACCTGGAAGGGCGCAATCTGCGCGGCATATGCCATTATCAGGTCTTTCCCGAGATCCCCGACCACTGGCGCCAGGTCCATGCCCGTGCCTTGGCAGGGGAGATTTTACGGGCCGATGAGGACCAATTTGTTCGCAGCGATGGTTCCATTCAGTGGGTCAGGTGGGAGGTGCGCCCCTGGCAGGACGCCAGCGGAAGAGTTGCCGGAATACTGGTATTCAGTGAGGATATCACCCACCGCAAGCACGCAGAGCAGGAGCGGGAGCGGCTGATTACCGAATTGCAGCAGTCGAACGCAGAACTGCAGCAGTTTGCCTACGTCTCGTCCCATGACCTTCAGGAGCCCATTCGCATGGTAACCAGTTACGTCCAGCTTCTGCAGAAACGCTACCAGGGAAAACTGGATGAAAAGGCAGAGATGTACATCTCGTTTATTGTCGAGGCCGCCCATCGCATGTCGTGCCTCATCAACGACCTGCTTGCCCTGTCCCGGGTGGGAAGGCGGGAACGGGAGTTCATGCCGGTAGAAACGGAACTGGTGGTGAAGGAGGCGCTGGATAACCTGCGGTTTGCCATGGAGGAAAGCGGGGCACGGATAACGAAAGACACGCTGCCGATGGTCATGGGGGACCCAGTGCAGTTGCTGCAGCTCTTCCAGAATCTGCTCGGCAATGCCATCAAATACAGGAAAAAAGAGGTGACCCCAGAGGTGCATATCTCGGCAGAACGGAAGAAAAATCAGTGGCTATTCGGGATTCACGACAACGGCATCGGCATCGAGCCCCAATACCATGAGCGAATTTTTGTCATCTTTCAGCGGCTGCACCAGAGGGAGGAATACCAGGGGACCGGCATCGGGCTCGCTATCTGTCAGAAGATCGTGGAAAATCATGGCGGCAGAATCTGGGTAGAGTCAAAGCCCGGCCTGGGCAGTACCTTTTTCTTTTCCCTTCCCATCAATAAATGA
- a CDS encoding DUF4403 family protein encodes MYLLRKAISLLKVAALFIILTSCAAGNAPLTKGANTLNAERPKDEACRTELKREVSTLNVGVEASAGELADMLNRMIPKELYKGSTKTKGLTADLLRTGPIAVSAADNFIHLTIPISMSLSYGMFETPAVATKLKFKMGARVAPDWKVNAEVYYVGLTDLLAENVGIGPISIKPRSIVEGITQPVQRTLSELISRKLNEQFPLKAQVAKAWSAAQKPVLLDKNYNAWLTIIPQEVILYPLYAQKNQVKLSVGLKSYAELVVGPQPPVRPIVPLPNLKLISGSERNFRVALNTDLFYRDLRAIAQPLLLNKELGSDGRKVMLKDLDLYGNGERLMVKVVTTGDLEGTFYLTCKPSFNAQTNVFSVEDVDFEMQTKSLLLQSADWFLHGTIRNTIREKLNMDLTQRVTQAREMAGKAMAKVSLAENVFLNGSVKTLKLNDVMVQKDKISIQVYAEGETAVVFH; translated from the coding sequence ATGTATCTGTTGCGAAAGGCTATTTCTCTGCTGAAAGTGGCAGCACTTTTCATTATCCTGACTTCCTGCGCTGCCGGCAATGCCCCACTCACCAAGGGAGCGAATACTCTGAATGCCGAGCGCCCCAAAGACGAAGCGTGCCGCACGGAATTGAAAAGGGAAGTTTCCACGCTGAACGTGGGTGTGGAGGCGTCGGCGGGGGAGCTTGCCGACATGTTGAACCGGATGATACCCAAGGAGCTCTACAAGGGCTCGACCAAGACCAAGGGACTTACTGCCGACCTGCTGCGAACTGGTCCCATTGCCGTCAGTGCCGCCGATAACTTCATCCATCTGACCATTCCCATCTCCATGTCCCTGAGCTACGGCATGTTCGAGACTCCGGCCGTGGCCACCAAGCTCAAGTTCAAGATGGGCGCCAGGGTCGCCCCGGACTGGAAAGTCAACGCCGAGGTCTATTATGTGGGACTTACCGACCTTCTTGCTGAAAATGTGGGCATCGGCCCCATCTCCATCAAGCCGCGCAGCATCGTCGAAGGAATCACCCAGCCGGTGCAACGGACCCTGTCGGAGCTCATCAGCAGAAAGCTCAACGAACAGTTCCCCCTTAAGGCCCAGGTGGCAAAAGCCTGGAGCGCCGCCCAAAAGCCGGTTCTGCTGGATAAGAACTACAACGCCTGGCTGACCATCATCCCCCAGGAGGTGATCCTTTACCCGCTCTATGCCCAGAAAAACCAGGTGAAGCTCAGTGTCGGGCTGAAATCTTATGCCGAACTGGTGGTGGGTCCCCAGCCACCGGTTCGCCCTATCGTTCCCCTGCCGAACCTGAAACTGATCAGCGGAAGCGAGCGGAATTTTCGCGTCGCCCTCAACACCGACCTCTTTTACAGGGATCTTCGCGCCATTGCCCAACCGCTTCTTCTCAACAAGGAACTGGGCAGCGACGGCAGAAAAGTGATGCTGAAGGACCTGGACCTGTACGGCAACGGCGAGCGGCTGATGGTAAAGGTGGTGACGACCGGTGACCTGGAGGGAACCTTCTACCTTACCTGCAAGCCATCCTTCAATGCACAGACCAATGTTTTTTCCGTGGAGGACGTGGATTTCGAGATGCAGACCAAAAGCCTGCTGCTCCAGTCAGCCGACTGGTTCCTTCACGGCACCATCAGGAACACCATCCGGGAAAAGCTCAACATGGACCTGACCCAGCGCGTAACACAGGCCAGGGAGATGGCTGGCAAGGCCATGGCAAAGGTCAGCCTGGCGGAAAATGTCTTTCTCAACGGCAGCGTCAAGACTTTGAAGCTGAATGACGTCATGGTACAGAAAGACAAGATCTCCATTCAGGTCTATGCGGAAGGGGAGACGGCGGTGGTGTTTCATTGA
- a CDS encoding PAS domain-containing sensor histidine kinase → MLSPPHNRKRTLPSQEQLHRISLGLLRLPLALVSADADGMVDFVNDKFTEITGYEAGETVGRSLWSLQCQETPTCTDLEKFVLTRGDWHGEMVNRRKDGAPYWESVSIAVVRDRDGAISGYVAVKQDVSEGKQTEERLKAREAELSEAQRIARVGSWTWDAESDTVYWSEQTYRTCGFDQSVAPPSFYGGHGKLFPPEDLARLTQCIDLALRDGTPYQLDLQMLCPDTPRWITVRGEATRDAEGRIKGLRGSIQDITERKRAEEEIQCQRRLLESVIMNLPAAVLIAVGHDLRIKMINPAYSRLAPGKEIIGKTFPEVWPEIPALRDVFLKVLETGEPYEVVDEPYHISRFPGGLLEKRYFSWSLFRVRLPGNEEWGLLNTAWETTERKRSEDALRVSEEKFRSFFEHAAVGMGRVRFTDACWIDVNGAFCRMLGYSPDAMKATPWPQITHPEDVDMDLIPFRRMAVGELDTYSVEKRFIHKDGHHVWARLALSLVRNAEGLPDYEIAVIEDITDRKRSEAERERLLSEVQRSNQELQQFAYIASHDLQEPLRMISSYISLLERKYSGQLDEKAITYLSYVVDGAKRMQKLIEGLLNYSRISREARLVPVDTNESFSAAVANLEQRIRESGGDVTNDPLPIVLGDETQLVQLFQNLVGNGLKYRKPGSIPHVHLSARPAGLEWLFSVSDNGIGIESQHYDRVFQIFQRLHTKEEYPGTGIGLALCKKIVERHGGRIWVESRPGEGTTFYFILPGEH, encoded by the coding sequence ATGCTATCTCCTCCGCACAATCGGAAGCGGACTCTACCGTCCCAGGAACAGCTCCACAGGATCAGTCTCGGACTTCTTCGGCTGCCCCTTGCCCTTGTGTCGGCCGATGCAGACGGCATGGTCGATTTCGTCAATGACAAATTCACGGAAATAACCGGCTACGAAGCCGGGGAAACCGTCGGCCGGAGTCTCTGGAGCCTGCAGTGCCAAGAAACCCCCACCTGCACCGACCTGGAGAAGTTTGTTCTCACCCGCGGGGATTGGCATGGGGAAATGGTGAACAGGAGAAAAGACGGCGCGCCGTACTGGGAATCAGTCTCCATTGCCGTGGTCAGGGATAGGGATGGTGCGATCTCCGGGTACGTGGCGGTGAAACAGGACGTATCCGAGGGAAAACAAACGGAAGAGCGACTGAAGGCGAGGGAGGCAGAGCTTAGCGAGGCCCAGCGAATCGCCCGGGTGGGCAGCTGGACCTGGGATGCGGAATCGGACACGGTCTACTGGTCGGAGCAGACCTATCGTACCTGTGGTTTCGACCAATCAGTGGCGCCGCCATCTTTTTACGGGGGCCATGGCAAGCTTTTCCCCCCCGAAGACCTGGCCCGCCTTACGCAATGTATCGATCTTGCCCTGCGGGATGGGACTCCCTATCAGTTGGATCTTCAGATGTTGTGCCCGGATACCCCCCGTTGGATAACGGTGCGGGGGGAGGCTACCCGGGATGCGGAGGGGCGGATCAAAGGCCTCAGAGGGAGCATCCAGGACATCACTGAACGGAAGCGGGCGGAGGAGGAGATTCAGTGCCAGCGCCGGCTGTTGGAGTCGGTAATCATGAATTTACCCGCCGCAGTCCTCATTGCCGTGGGCCATGACCTGCGCATCAAGATGATAAATCCTGCCTATTCCCGGCTCGCCCCGGGAAAAGAGATAATCGGCAAGACTTTTCCGGAAGTGTGGCCGGAAATTCCGGCTTTGAGGGATGTGTTTCTAAAAGTGCTGGAAACGGGTGAGCCCTATGAAGTGGTGGACGAACCCTACCATATCAGTCGCTTCCCCGGTGGCCTCCTGGAGAAGAGATACTTCAGCTGGTCACTGTTCCGGGTTCGGCTTCCGGGCAATGAGGAGTGGGGACTGCTGAATACGGCATGGGAGACTACGGAACGGAAACGGAGCGAGGATGCCCTGCGTGTCAGCGAGGAGAAATTCCGGTCCTTTTTCGAGCACGCTGCTGTCGGCATGGGAAGGGTCAGATTCACCGATGCCTGCTGGATAGACGTGAATGGGGCCTTCTGCAGGATGCTGGGTTACAGTCCCGACGCAATGAAGGCGACTCCCTGGCCCCAGATTACCCACCCGGAGGATGTGGACATGGATTTGATCCCGTTCCGCCGCATGGCCGTCGGTGAGCTCGACACCTACAGTGTCGAGAAACGCTTCATCCACAAAGACGGCCACCACGTCTGGGCCCGGCTGGCCCTGTCCCTGGTCAGGAATGCCGAAGGCCTCCCCGATTACGAAATTGCCGTCATCGAGGACATTACCGACCGGAAACGGTCGGAAGCGGAGCGGGAGCGGCTGCTGTCGGAAGTGCAACGATCCAATCAAGAACTGCAGCAGTTTGCCTATATCGCCTCCCACGATCTCCAGGAGCCCTTGCGCATGATCTCCAGCTACATTTCCCTTCTGGAACGGAAGTATAGCGGGCAGCTTGATGAAAAAGCTATAACCTACCTCAGTTATGTTGTCGATGGCGCCAAAAGGATGCAGAAGCTCATCGAGGGGCTTCTCAACTATTCCCGCATTTCCCGCGAAGCCCGGCTTGTTCCCGTGGACACCAATGAGAGCTTTTCCGCGGCAGTGGCCAATCTGGAGCAGCGGATACGGGAGTCGGGAGGGGATGTGACCAATGACCCGCTCCCCATTGTTTTAGGGGATGAGACGCAGCTCGTACAGCTCTTTCAGAACCTGGTCGGCAATGGCCTCAAGTACCGGAAGCCGGGCAGCATTCCCCATGTCCACCTGTCGGCAAGGCCCGCCGGACTGGAGTGGCTTTTTTCCGTCAGCGACAACGGTATCGGCATCGAATCCCAGCACTACGACCGCGTCTTCCAGATATTTCAGCGCCTGCACACGAAGGAGGAATATCCTGGGACCGGCATTGGCCTAGCCTTGTGCAAAAAGATCGTCGAGCGGCATGGGGGGAGGATCTGGGTTGAATCGAGGCCGGGAGAGGGAACCACCTTCTACTTTATCCTCCCCGGCGAACACTGA
- a CDS encoding GGDEF domain-containing protein, whose amino-acid sequence MNRPNLKFEKPHASNPASLLRSLTIIATISVLFIMTASTYGLYTVYARHIVAGAEDDAVDVSNALLNAHRNLLLSEENGRSVVRIDDNSVEALDRDLRKFLKPFSIIKIKIYSPQKEILYSTDRKIIGHMDGNNVRLGRALAGNNDSLLEKKEEVLDLADEKHFDVDVVETYVPIRDKLGKIIGSFEIYVDVTKYRNEHINVVVTSAIMLLLVISAVHVGALVVVRKLTGQLKKVHAELEQMAIKDELTGIFNRRHILSKANFKAISRQREGELTIGVLNMDVDYFKSVNDTYGHLVGDEVLKEISRRLTDSCRASDLAGRIGGEEFIVLLPDTAMTEIIAIAERIHRSVGEKPFHVEQHDLAVTISVGVACTLPGEKDLSQAIRRADTALYRAKNMGRNRIEIAET is encoded by the coding sequence ATGAACCGACCTAACCTGAAATTCGAAAAACCCCACGCAAGCAACCCTGCCTCACTGCTCAGGTCACTGACGATAATCGCCACCATCTCAGTGCTATTCATCATGACTGCCTCCACCTATGGCTTGTATACCGTCTATGCGCGGCATATCGTCGCCGGCGCGGAGGATGATGCGGTGGATGTGAGCAACGCCCTGCTGAATGCCCACCGGAATCTGCTTCTTTCCGAAGAAAACGGAAGAAGCGTGGTCCGCATCGACGATAATTCCGTGGAGGCTCTCGACCGGGATCTGCGCAAGTTTCTCAAACCTTTTTCCATCATCAAGATCAAGATTTATTCCCCGCAGAAAGAAATCCTCTACAGTACGGACCGAAAGATCATCGGCCATATGGACGGAAATAACGTGCGGCTGGGACGGGCACTGGCGGGAAATAACGATTCGCTGCTGGAAAAGAAGGAAGAGGTGCTGGATCTGGCCGATGAAAAACATTTCGACGTGGATGTGGTGGAAACCTATGTCCCTATCAGGGACAAGCTCGGCAAGATCATCGGCAGTTTCGAAATCTACGTTGATGTGACCAAATACCGGAACGAGCACATCAATGTAGTGGTCACATCGGCAATCATGCTGCTGCTCGTAATTTCAGCCGTGCATGTGGGCGCCCTCGTCGTGGTCAGGAAACTGACCGGGCAACTGAAAAAGGTACATGCTGAACTTGAGCAGATGGCCATCAAGGATGAGCTCACCGGCATCTTCAACCGACGGCATATTCTCAGCAAAGCCAACTTCAAGGCCATCAGCCGACAACGGGAGGGGGAACTGACGATTGGCGTCCTCAATATGGATGTGGATTATTTCAAGTCAGTGAACGATACTTACGGGCATCTGGTGGGAGACGAGGTGCTGAAAGAAATCTCGCGCCGGCTGACCGATTCCTGCCGCGCCTCCGACCTGGCCGGGCGCATAGGTGGAGAAGAATTCATCGTTCTTCTCCCCGATACGGCAATGACGGAGATAATCGCCATAGCAGAAAGGATTCACCGCTCGGTGGGGGAAAAGCCGTTCCATGTGGAGCAACACGACCTGGCCGTTACCATCAGCGTAGGGGTGGCCTGCACCCTGCCGGGTGAAAAGGATCTCTCCCAGGCAATCAGACGTGCAGATACTGCACTTTACAGGGCAAAAAACATGGGCAGGAACAGGATCGAGATAGCCGAAACCTGA
- a CDS encoding FIST signal transduction protein produces the protein MATVAGVGFSTNRNPREAGREAALKALEQKGIGVPDFVFVFASVGYDQQLLIQTIRGATGRAPLAGCSGEGIITQRVALETNFCVCVMTIKSDELHFLGTHVTHIAHESDYGGERLAAEIRPWLGADTIGCFLFIDGLIFDFDPFKASLERCLPGGNELRLFGGLAADNWVSRRTYQYHDDEVFSEGISCVHMSGSGRIACGINHGCVPIGTKHVITRSKGNVIYEIDGIPVLELLKDYVEGDWESQWNKISLNLCLGFRAPESIKEEYGDLVVRYMMGKDDRQGCVMIQSDVRAGTELWIVRRDKELIRNGLVAISDRIKQQTGNRQPKFVMQFECMGRGKVVFREQEKNDLITTLQQRIGQDVPWIGFYTYGEIGPVSRYNCLHNFTAVVTAVY, from the coding sequence ATGGCGACAGTGGCAGGGGTCGGCTTCAGCACCAACAGGAATCCCCGGGAGGCGGGTAGAGAGGCTGCTCTCAAGGCCCTTGAGCAGAAGGGGATAGGGGTGCCGGATTTTGTTTTCGTCTTTGCCTCGGTTGGGTACGATCAGCAACTCCTGATCCAGACTATTCGTGGGGCAACCGGGAGAGCCCCCCTGGCCGGCTGCTCCGGAGAAGGGATAATCACCCAGAGGGTAGCCCTTGAAACAAACTTCTGTGTCTGCGTCATGACGATAAAGTCCGATGAGCTGCATTTTCTCGGCACCCATGTTACCCATATCGCCCATGAATCGGATTATGGCGGAGAACGGCTGGCGGCTGAGATACGGCCATGGCTGGGTGCCGACACCATCGGCTGTTTTCTGTTCATAGACGGCCTTATCTTCGATTTCGACCCATTCAAAGCATCCCTGGAGAGATGCCTTCCCGGAGGAAACGAACTGCGCCTTTTTGGCGGCCTGGCAGCCGACAACTGGGTTTCCCGCAGGACATACCAGTATCATGACGATGAGGTCTTTTCGGAAGGGATCTCCTGCGTCCACATGTCCGGCAGCGGCCGCATCGCCTGCGGCATCAACCATGGCTGCGTGCCCATAGGGACAAAACATGTCATCACCCGCAGCAAAGGGAATGTGATCTATGAGATCGACGGGATCCCCGTTCTTGAACTGTTGAAGGACTACGTGGAAGGGGACTGGGAGAGCCAGTGGAACAAGATCTCCCTTAACCTCTGTCTCGGCTTCAGGGCTCCCGAGTCGATCAAGGAAGAATATGGCGATTTGGTCGTCCGCTACATGATGGGCAAGGATGACCGGCAGGGTTGCGTCATGATCCAGTCGGACGTAAGGGCTGGTACGGAGCTGTGGATCGTGCGGCGGGACAAGGAATTGATCCGCAACGGTCTTGTGGCCATTTCCGACCGGATCAAGCAGCAGACCGGCAACCGGCAGCCGAAATTCGTCATGCAGTTCGAGTGCATGGGGCGAGGGAAGGTGGTCTTCAGGGAACAGGAAAAGAACGACTTGATAACGACGCTCCAGCAGAGGATCGGGCAGGATGTACCATGGATCGGCTTTTACACCTACGGCGAAATCGGACCGGTGAGCCGTTACAACTGTCTCCATAACTTCACGGCGGTGGTCACTGCCGTTTACTGA